The genomic segment GGTGGATGCGGAGAGCTTCGAAAAGGCGGCGCTGGCGGAAATGGCGCCGCTGGACGCGAACCTGATCCCGCCGCGTTATCGCTCGCCCTATTTCCGGCATATCTGGTCCAACGGCTATGGCGCCGGATATTATTCCTACATCTGGACCGAAATGCTGGCCCACGATGCGTGGGACTGGGTGGTGAAGAATGGCGGCCCCACCCGCGCCAATGGCGATCACGTGCGCGCCACCTTCCTCGGCCAGGGCCACACGAAGGATTATGCGGACATGTATCGCGATTATTCCGGCCACGATCCGCAGATCGCCCCGATGCTCGAAGCACGCGGCCTCAGCGGGCAATAAGCCCTTCTGCTTCAGTGTTTGATGAGTGAGCTCCTGCGCAAGCAGGAGCCCAATTCGCGATAGGCTCCTGCTTGCGCAGGAGCTCACGAAACGCCTGTGGTCGGCTCGATCCTATCCTACCGCCACCAGTGCCCGCGCGCCGGGCCGGCCCAGCCAGCGCGCGGTCACGCCCCAGACCCGGGCAATGCTGACATCGCTCAGCGCATCGTCCGGCAGGGCATCGGCCACCAGTTCCCCCTTGTCGAGCAGCAGCACCCGCTCAGCATGGTTCATCGCCAGCGCGAGATCGTGCAGCACCAGCACTACCCCGGCCCCGGCATCGGCCGCCTGCCGGAGCGTGGCCAGCAGACCGAGCTGATGCGCCAGATCGAGCGCGGCAAGCGGCTCGTCCGCCAATATCCAGTGCGGTTGCCCCGCCAGAACGCGCGCCAGCAGGGCCCGCGCCTTCTCCCCGCCTGAAAGGGTGGAAACCGGGCGCGCGGCAAGCCCTTCCAGATCGCAGGCCGCCAATGCAGCCTCGATTGCCTCGCTGTCAACATCGCCATGCGGCAGGCGGCCCACCGCGACGAGATTGCGCACGGACAGATCCCAGGCCACTTCCCCCGCCTGCGGCAGATAGCCGACAGCCCGTGCCCGCTCGCGCGGATGGAGGCCAGCCAGCGGCGCATTGTCCAGCAGCACCTCGCCCGCCGTGGGTTTGGTCAGCCCGGCCAGAGCCGCGAGCAGAGTGGACTTGCCCGCCCCGTTCGGCCCGCAAATCGCAGTGACAGTGCCGGGGAGCAGGCCTGCCGTGACCTCGTGCAGAATATCGGCCTCACCCAGCCGAACCGACAGTTTTTGTGCGGCGAGCTTCATGCCAGCCCCCTTCTCATCTTCAGCAGCAAGGCGAGGAAGAACGGCGCGCCGATCAGGCTGAGGGCAATGCCCAGCCGCAATTCAGTGACCAACGGCAGGATACGGCACAGGCAATCGGCCACCAGCACCAGCAAGGCCCCCGCCAGCGCACTTGGCAGGATCAGCGAACTGGGCCGCCGGTCGGTCAGCGGGCGGACCAGATGCGGCACGATCAGCCCGACAAAGCCGACGATCCCGGCCACGGCCACACCCGATCCCACGGTCAGGCCCACACCCGCCACCAGCAATAGCTGCAACCGCGCCGGGTTTACGCCCAGCGAGCGCGCCGCCGCCTCGCCCAGTGTCAGTGCATCGAGCGAAGGCCCTGCCAGCCGCAACAGCGCTATCCCGACAAGAGTGAGCGGCGCGGCGATCCACACATCGGCCCAGCTCCGGTCGGTCAGCGCGCCCATCAGCCATGTGACGATTTCACTCATGGCAAAGGCGTTGGGGGCAAGGCTGATGACCAGCGAGGTGAGCGCGCCCGCAAGGCTGGCGATCATCATCCCGGCCAGAGTGAACAACCCGATCCCGCCGCTACGCCCGGCGATCAGCACCAGCAGCATCATGGCCCCGGCCGCACCGGCCAGCGCGAAGGCGGGCAGCAGCCAGACCGAGGCCGCATAGCCGAACAGCAGGCTCACCACCGCGCCAAGGGCCGCACCCGGCGCAATGCCGAACAGGCCCGGATCGGCCAGCGGATTGCGCAGATAGCCTTGCATGGCCGCCCCGGCTGCACCCAACCCGCCGCCGATGACGAGCGCAAGCACGGCGCGCGGCAGGCGCAGTTCCATCAGGATCAGGGCCGCATTGGGCGTTGTCGCCGGGTCGATCCAGACACGGCCTGCGAGGAGCGAGAGCGGGATCATGACCGCCAGCGCGAGGAGCAACAGTGTCACAGGGCGGCTCATATCTGCCCCCGCTTACGAGTGCCCTTCGACAAGCTCAGGATGAACGGGTCTTTTTCGGACCGCCCCAACGCCGCTCGTGCTGAGCCTGTCGAAGCACGCGCCCCGACCGTGGCCCTCACTTCGCTCAGCCGCTTTGCCGCCCGCAGGATGGTCGGTCCGCCACAATAGAGCAGCGAGGGATCGAGCCTCTCGTAACGGGTGCCCTTGAGCTGCCCGAGCGCCGGATGGCTCAGCGCGCGTTCCCCGCCAGCCGCCAGCACCAGCGAAGGCGGATCGGCCAGCACCTGCTCCAGCGGCAGATAGGCGCCCTGCCCCAGCCCGCGCGTGGCGGCATGACTGGAAAAGCCGGTGCGCGCCAGCAGATCGGCAATCAGGCTGTCCGGCCCGGCGACGATCCCGCCCTGCTGCCACACCAGCGCATCGACCGGCGCAGAACCGACAGGTGCGCGCGCCTGGTCCAGCGCAGCCTCGATCCGGGCAACCAGAGCCTCGCCCTGCGCCGGGCGACCGGCCAGAGCAGCAAGCTGGCGCACCTGCGCCTCGCTCCCGGCAACATCATGCGCGACATCAAGCGTTTGCACGCGAATGCCTTGCCGCTCGAATGCGCGGCGGGTCGCGCCGGGCAGGAAACTGCCTGCCACAACCACGTCCGGCCTGAGGGCAAACACTTCCTCCGCCGTGCCGCCGGTGGCGGCGAAGCGGCGCGCCGTGGCAAGGTCCATCGAAGTGGCGCGCGGATCGTGGCTATAGTGCGAAATGGCCAGCAACTGGCCCGGCGCGGCAACTTCCGCCAGGATCGCATCGCTACAGGGATTGAGCGAAACGATGGTCGGGCCGCTCGCTGAATGGCCACTGCGCTGCGCAGGCGCGCAGCCACCAAGGCCAGCCATAATCGCAAATAATACAAGATAGTTAGGCACCATACCTCCCGCCGCGACACAAGTGCCGTCCATGGCGAAAGGCGCGCGCCGGTTTCCCGGCACAGGCCAGTGCGCTTGCCATCGGTACACCCCGCCCGTGGCCGAACGACGCGTAACAGGCAGGTCTCCTGGCTCGCCGGATCACAGCTTTCGCGCCCGCCTTCCCGCTGCCTTCAAGAAGGCAGCAGTGGCATGATGAGCGCGCGGCTCCCCGGTCACAGTTGCGGGGGCAGCGCAGGATTCGGGTTCCCCCTCACCTGCTTCCCTCTTCGGCCCGCTCTCGCGGGCAACCTATGACGCAGGCCATGCGATAGGCCGCCGGAATGACAGCCGCAAGCACCGCGCTTACCCAATGTTCAGCACTTAACCTTTATGCGCGCGCTGTACCGCTTCGGCACGAACCGGATTTCGCGGCTGCGAAAGCCCCGCTTTGCCGATACGCGCCAAGGCGCGATTTCACAGCCTGCCCCTGAAAGATCTTTTTGACCGCTACTGCTGCCCTTCCCGTCACGGATACCGCCAGCCCCCGCAATTTCCTGCGGGCGAAGCCGCGCGCCACCAAAGGCTGGGCGCATGGCTGGCGGCGATTTGCGGCGCTGGCACTGGCGCTGGGCGTTCCTGCCATGGCCGCGCCTGCCGAGTGGCGCAGCCTCGATCTGTTCGGCAGCGAGGAAGCAAAGGCGGCCAGCCCGATGGGCTTCGAAGTGGCAGGGGAGAGCTTTCCCGGCTCTGCCTTCTATTACCTTGCCGACGAACCTTCCGCCTATGCCGCGGCGCCTGTTGGAGGCACCTTCACCCTGGCCGGCCCGAATGCCGCCGACGATGCATTCGGGCCAGCCGCACGGCCAATCGCCAATGCGGGCAGCGCCATCGACAAGGCGCGCGCGCTGCAATGCATGACCATGGCGATCTATTACGAAGCCGCCACGGAATCCGATGCCGGCCAGCGTGCCGTGGCGCAGGTCGTGCTCAACCGCGTGGCCCATCCCGCCTATCCCAACACAGTCTGCGGCGTGGTCTTCCAGGGTTCGGAACGGTCGACCGGGTGCCAGTTCAGCTTCACCTGCGACGGCTCGCTCGCCCGCGCGCCCGCGCGCAAGTTCTGGGACCGGGCGCAGCGCGTGGCGATGGCATCGCTTGCCGGGTCCGTCTATCGCCCGGTCGGCCTCGCAACCCATTACCACACGGTGCAGATCCATCCCTATTGGGCGGACAGCCTGAACAATATCACCACCATCGGCGCGCACACCTTCTATCGCTGGCGCGGCGCGGCGGGCCTGCCTGCCGCTTTCACTCAGGCCTATTTCGGGGCCGAGCCGCTGCCCCAGCGCCATCGCCCGACGGCCACGCCCGACGCGGCATCGCTGGCCGACCCGCTCGAGCTGGCCCGCCGTTACGAAGCCACTCTGGTGGCCGCGCAACCGGCCACCCCCGTTGCCACCACGCGCGGCGCAGCGGGAAGCAACGCCCAGCCTGCCCAGAAGCTTCCCGCCCCGACCTATTCGACCGAAATCGAGGCACGCGGCGGCGAAACGCTTTATTCCGGCAACCGCCTGCCCGGCG from the Erythrobacter sp. SG61-1L genome contains:
- a CDS encoding cell wall hydrolase, translating into MTATAALPVTDTASPRNFLRAKPRATKGWAHGWRRFAALALALGVPAMAAPAEWRSLDLFGSEEAKAASPMGFEVAGESFPGSAFYYLADEPSAYAAAPVGGTFTLAGPNAADDAFGPAARPIANAGSAIDKARALQCMTMAIYYEAATESDAGQRAVAQVVLNRVAHPAYPNTVCGVVFQGSERSTGCQFSFTCDGSLARAPARKFWDRAQRVAMASLAGSVYRPVGLATHYHTVQIHPYWADSLNNITTIGAHTFYRWRGAAGLPAAFTQAYFGAEPLPQRHRPTATPDAASLADPLELARRYEATLVAAQPATPVATTRGAAGSNAQPAQKLPAPTYSTEIEARGGETLYSGNRLPGGGEVKSQYSQSGQWIGRP
- a CDS encoding ABC transporter substrate-binding protein is translated as MAGLGGCAPAQRSGHSASGPTIVSLNPCSDAILAEVAAPGQLLAISHYSHDPRATSMDLATARRFAATGGTAEEVFALRPDVVVAGSFLPGATRRAFERQGIRVQTLDVAHDVAGSEAQVRQLAALAGRPAQGEALVARIEAALDQARAPVGSAPVDALVWQQGGIVAGPDSLIADLLARTGFSSHAATRGLGQGAYLPLEQVLADPPSLVLAAGGERALSHPALGQLKGTRYERLDPSLLYCGGPTILRAAKRLSEVRATVGARASTGSARAALGRSEKDPFILSLSKGTRKRGQI
- a CDS encoding iron ABC transporter permease — translated: MSRPVTLLLLALAVMIPLSLLAGRVWIDPATTPNAALILMELRLPRAVLALVIGGGLGAAGAAMQGYLRNPLADPGLFGIAPGAALGAVVSLLFGYAASVWLLPAFALAGAAGAMMLLVLIAGRSGGIGLFTLAGMMIASLAGALTSLVISLAPNAFAMSEIVTWLMGALTDRSWADVWIAAPLTLVGIALLRLAGPSLDALTLGEAAARSLGVNPARLQLLLVAGVGLTVGSGVAVAGIVGFVGLIVPHLVRPLTDRRPSSLILPSALAGALLVLVADCLCRILPLVTELRLGIALSLIGAPFFLALLLKMRRGLA
- a CDS encoding ABC transporter ATP-binding protein translates to MKLAAQKLSVRLGEADILHEVTAGLLPGTVTAICGPNGAGKSTLLAALAGLTKPTAGEVLLDNAPLAGLHPRERARAVGYLPQAGEVAWDLSVRNLVAVGRLPHGDVDSEAIEAALAACDLEGLAARPVSTLSGGEKARALLARVLAGQPHWILADEPLAALDLAHQLGLLATLRQAADAGAGVVLVLHDLALAMNHAERVLLLDKGELVADALPDDALSDVSIARVWGVTARWLGRPGARALVAVG